The following is a genomic window from Octopus bimaculoides isolate UCB-OBI-ISO-001 unplaced genomic scaffold, ASM119413v2 Scaffold_152904, whole genome shotgun sequence.
atatttgcatttcaaaaatttaacattatgatcttttctataaatcaactattgtaaacattttatatgatgatatcacattttctatatgtgtgtgtaccttaaaagacatcagtCATCatgacacacaccttcactcactcactttatgtctctttttcactctctttctctctctcacgcacacacacacgcacacatgtgcgcacacacacatgcatccatttcatatagatgtacatacgtccttcactttctctctctttttcgcttCCTctcctttcaatttctgctctcttcaaataaatttttatggAATGATTAGGCGAAACACAGAACAgatgtaatctctccagaaacaaatataaagcaaggaggattgtagaaaactgaAGGCAAAAGTCTGAAGAGAGATGacattttctcaagatcagcaaagtaCAGTTATAATACAGTTAtaatgcatgttgcagcacttaatgctggatcattacATCAATGTTTTAATAATTTGACACAGATCcagtagaatagctctcagaaacaacatgctacgtacaaattcgttcttcacaactcctgaagctttTGAAGATATGATCCAtctcattcttataaaaatgataactctgtccaaattggtgtgctaaacacaaattatcatttctgtagagctttaaaattttcaaatgaaagaaatggtATGTCCTGCTCAGACAGTCAGATAACATTGctagcactaccagctccttctcaaACTTTTATGGATTTTCTAGAAGGCAAATGGacgcatagcatgttgcttagtgGAATTAGTCcagcatttactccacaaatgttttgttgtcaatgctgcgctttcccatatcacctgtttcaacataactgtaatatttagaaataatacatttctaaatctcacagagagttttatgcagtagtgatacgattaAGGAgatgtatgctgtcaacttaatgtgacataAGGACACTGGAAATGtatcaaggccaacaggaagcggtgcagcttcctaggtctaaccaacagtagtattattcccttcagggtactgtcatattaagttgacagcatacaactacttcatattatatacaaactatgccattttaatccagagcaacgccgggtatctctgctagtatatatatatataaaagttaaaaaaacacaaaaaacaataacaaaaaaacaacaaagtgaggacgtgatacggatagtgttattggacgctcgggaaaggaaagagagagagtatgacgttcaaagttcaaagaatggaaaaacggaggaagagaaaatcGGCACCGATGCCCATGAggttacatttgtgtgtgtgcatatatatgtatgtatatttatatatatatatatatatatgtatatatatatatgtatgtatatatatgtatatatatgtatatatgtatgtatatatatgtatatatatatatatatgtatgtatatatatgtatatatatatatgtatatatatatatgtatgtatatatatgtatatatatatgtatgtatatagatatatacatgtatgtatgtNNNNNNNNNNNNNNNNNNNNNNNNNNNNNNNNNNNNNNNNNNNNNNNNNNNNNNNNNNNNNNNNNNNNNNNNNNNNNNNNNNNNNNNNNNNNNNNNNNNNNNNNNNNNNNNNNNNNNNNNNNNNNNNNNNNNNNNNNNNNNNNNNNNNNNNNNNNNNNNNNNNNNNNNNNNNNNNNNNNNNNNNNNNNNNNNNNNNNNNNNNNNNNNNNNNNNNNNNNNNNNNNNNNNNNNNNNNNNNNNNNNNNNNNNNNNNNNNNNNNNNNNNNNNNNNNNNNNNNNNNNNNNNNNNNNNNNNNNNNNNNNNNNNNNNNNNNNNNNNNNNNNNNNNNNNNNNNNNNNNNNNNNNNNNNNNNNNNNNNNNNNNNNNNNNNNNNNNNNNNNNNNNNNNNNNNNNNNNNNNNNNNNNNNNNNNNNNNNNNNNNNNNNNNNNNNNNNNNNNNNNNNNNNNNNNNNNNNNNNNNNNNNNNNNNNNNNNNNNNNNNNNNNNNNNNNNNNNNNNNNNNNNNNNNNNNNNNNNNNNNNNNNNNNNNNNNNNNNNNNNNNNNNNNNNNNNNNNNNNNNNNNNNNNNNNNNNNNNNNNNNNNNNNNNNNNNNNNNNNNNNNNNNNNNNNNNNNNNNNNNNNNNNNNNNNNNNNNNNNNNNNNNNNtatatatatatataaagaataataataaatgcagcaaaacgcatataatcaataagttcctttaattcctacatatgtttcaaaagttatgtgcactctactccaaagaagtgagAGGTGCTTgaatatgcacataaatttaTCATCAGGGAACCATCTTACAGATGCAAGACTGGCGCTAAATGCTAAGATTACGTACGAGTAATAACACTATATAGCTAAgttaaatgaccgttagaaacaagaacgctagtttacagggtGCTGTTgagggagagaggctatgaacgctatactaagagtttaaattaaaagaagacataatgaactgcagtaaaatttaaaaatctaaaagttaataataatggtaacaaaaATCTTAGTAAagtagaaagggagagaatccaatgaattctttatatactACTCATTATGTAAACAAACGTATATAATGAAGGatggattgtaaatataattaattaaccatAATACAGTATCATATTAAGATATGgtaattaacctaaataaatgACAATACAAGGTACAGAACTATaaagtgatgaaataataaaaataaacatgcttACAATAACAAAATCGATAGTTTGTAcgtaaatatacaagtatacttaAAACTCTACGAACTTTTCTGAGATAAACTTGCTGAACTAactagagaaggagaaagagtgtaAACAACTGTCATTGGAGttagatataattgttatttaagataatattataatgttattattcttgatgttgttattattattattataataaatataaaaataaatttatNNNNNNNNNNNNNNNNNNNNNNNNNNNNNNNNNNNNNNNNNNNNNNNNNNNNNNNNNNNNNNNNNNNNNNNNNNNNNNNNNNNNNNNNNNNNNNNNNNNNNNNNNNNNNNNNNNNNNNNNNNNNNNNNNNNNNNNNNNNNNNNNNNNNNNNNNNNNNNNNNNNNNNNNNNNNNNNNNNNNNNNNNNNNNNNNNNNNNNNNNNNNNNNNNNNNNNNNNNNNNNNNNNNNNNNNNNNNNNNNNNNNNNNNNNNNNNNNNNNNNNNNNNNNNNNNNNNNNNNNNNNNNNNNNNNNNNNNNNNNNNNNNNNNNNNNNNNNNNNNNNNNNNNNNNNNNNNNNNNNNNNNNNNNNNNNNNNNNNNNNNNNNNNNNNNNNNNNNNNNNNNNNNNNNNNNNNNNNNNNNNNNNNNNNNNNNNNNNNNNNNNNNNNNNNNNNNNNNNNNNNNNNNNNNNNNNNNNNNNNNNNNNNNNNNNNNNNNNNNNNNNNNNNNNNNNNNNNNNNNNNNNNNNNNNNNNNNNNNNNNNNNNNNNNNNNNNNNNNNNNNNNNNNNNNNNNNNNNNNNNNNNNNNNNNNNNNNNNNNNNNNNNNNNNNNNNNNNNNNNNNNNNNNNNNNNNNNNNNNNNNNNNNNNNNNNNNNNNNNNNNNNNNNNNNNNNNNNNNNNNNNNNNNNNNNNNNNNNNNNNNNNNNNNNNNNNNNNNNNNNNNNNNNNNNNNNNNNNNNNNNNNNNNNNNNNNNNNNNNNNNNNNNNNNNNNNNNNNNNNNNNNNNNNNNNNNNNNNNNNNNNNNNNNNNNNNNNNNNNNNNNNNNNNNNNNNNNNNNNNNNNNNNNNNNNNNNNNNNNNNNNNNNNNNNNNNNNNNNNNNNNNNNNNNNNNNNNNNNNNATATTAGGAAGCCAGGGTagttgattccatgcaaaaaatccaattttttttcttagtgaaaatcacacgagtgttaatctaaaaatttactaacctttttccattcatttctgtttatgaaattctctgtacgtaatttttctttctcagtGGTCAAGGCAAATGATGACTGGCAAAGCAACAGTGCCCTAATGCTGACATTGAATACAATGATCTGATCTACAATAATTCGCTGATTGAAATCGAGGATGCCCTGCTCAAAATGGGTGGGGCAGTGTTGAACACATTCGGTTTGCCATCCTCATTGCGACAGGACGTTAACACACTCCCACCAAAGTTACTTCTGGAGTTGTCGTATGATGCTGTTGGCCTTGCAGAGTACTTGAGAGTAAATGAACCGAAATTGCTCCCTGATCAGAGGCTGGTGTACGAAACTGTTGTGAGTGCCATTGAAAAGCAGGCGGACAGCATCTTTTCCTCGATGCTCCTAGAGGTACAGGAAAATCCCTTGTAACACAATACTTGCTAAGATGCGTCACGAGAAACAAATTGCGCTAGCTGTTGCTTCCTCGGGAATCGCTGAGAGGTAGGACGGCGCACTCGGCATTCAAGCTGCCTTTACATTTGGTAAGGGCCAAGGTTTCTACTTGCAACATTGGCAAAAATTCAGAGGAAGCTGAAGTTCTTAGACAGTGCCATCTCATTGTATGGGACAATCTCATTGTATGGCACAATGACCAAAAAGGGTACCCTTGAGGCACTGGACTGGTCACTGAAAGGTATCAGAGATTCTACAGCTTCTATGGGTGGTGTAACTCTATTGCTTTCAGGAGATTTCCGGCAAACCCTTCCTGTCATCCCTAAAGGGAGCTGGACTGATGAAGTGCATGCATGCCTTAAGTCATTCACGTTGTGGCCCCAGGTTAAGACCTTAAGCCTAAACATCCGTGAGCACTTGCTTGGTGATAGCACGTCTGCAGCATTTGCTGAAGCCATTTTAGCCCTTGGAGAAGGCAAGGTCCCTAGAAATGACAGGGGCGACATATTCATCTCTGAACTGTGCAACACCGTGGATAACCCTTCCGATCTTTTGGAAAGAGTGTTCTCCAATCTGGAAAGTAACAATGCAGACATGAATTGGCTCAGTAAAAGAATCATCCTGGCCCCCAAAAACGTAGCTGTCAGTGCTATCAATGACCAGCTCATAAGCTGAATTCCGGGTTAGGAGTGCATCTACAAATCGATTGACCGGACCTCTGACCCCAAAGACAGTGTCAATTACCCTATCGAGTTTTTCTCAACTCATTGGAACCAGCAGAGCTTCCACCTCACATTCTTAGGCTAAGGGTTGGATGCCCAATTATGCTAATCAGAAACTTGCTTCTGCCTAAACAGTGCAATGGGTCCCACTTAGTAATCAAATCCCTGAGCCCCACTTGATTGAGGCCACCATTGTTACAGTGCAAGAGgggtgaaaatgttttcatttcaaggatgCAACTTTATCCCTTGGGGTCAGACATGCCATGTAACTTCTGCAGATCGCAGTTCCCGGTGAGACCATGCTTTgccatgtccatcaacaaatcCCAAGGCCGAACACTATCAGTGGCAGGCATCCATTTGGGGTTTTCCATTCAATCAGGATAAAAAAGTGATGAATCGATTCCTTATAGGATTTCCCactaaaattggctacaccccattttcaaccataacttttaccaattttgacatATTTTGCACATAACTTAGGACTCGtgggatctttgaatgctttaagttctccaaaaaaaaaaacaaaaaaaaaccaatcaATGAGTAGAAAtaatcgataaaccgattccttatgggatttcccattCATTTACCAATTTCAACAGATTTTGCTCAAATTTGATGTCTGTGtcacttagtttggtttgaaataaaacgCTTGATtacttaataatcctaacttaatcccagGCAATGCCGGGCTATActactagtatgtatatatatatatatat
Proteins encoded in this region:
- the LOC106881271 gene encoding uncharacterized protein LOC106881271, which produces MTKKGTLEALDWSLKGIRDSTASMGGVTLLLSGDFRQTLPVIPKGSWTDEVHACLKSFTLWPQVKTLSLNIREHLLGDSTSAAFAEAILALGEGKVPRNDRGDIFISELCNTVDNPSDLLERVFSNLESNNADMNWLSKRIILAPKNVAVSAINDQLIS